A single region of the Thermoanaerobacterium aotearoense genome encodes:
- a CDS encoding polysaccharide deacetylase family protein translates to MRIRFSYYPDGKKKALTMSYDDGQVYDRRLVDIFNKYGIKGTFNLNSGMFDAEPYVSKDEIKELYDGHEVAVHTVDHPYLTLIPKEELVYQIMEDRKNLETLVGYQVRGMAYPFGDYNHKVAKKLKSFGIEYSRTVNSTKSFRIPSDFLEWHPTCHHDQDVIEKLKDFKNVPKWEQMPLFYVWGHSFEFERNGNWELIEEFCKMAAFDEDVWYATNIEIVNYINALKSLKFSADGSIVYNPSAIPVWIEVDGEAIKIDSGEMKKLK, encoded by the coding sequence GTGAGAATACGCTTCAGTTATTATCCTGACGGCAAGAAGAAAGCCTTGACTATGAGTTATGATGATGGACAGGTTTACGACAGAAGGCTGGTTGATATCTTCAATAAATACGGCATAAAAGGCACATTCAATCTTAATTCAGGTATGTTTGACGCTGAACCTTATGTATCAAAGGACGAGATAAAAGAATTGTACGATGGGCATGAAGTTGCCGTCCATACAGTAGACCATCCATACCTTACTTTAATACCAAAAGAAGAATTGGTGTATCAAATAATGGAAGATAGAAAGAACCTTGAGACATTGGTAGGATATCAAGTGCGAGGTATGGCATATCCATTTGGAGATTACAACCATAAAGTGGCAAAAAAGCTTAAATCATTTGGGATTGAGTATTCAAGGACTGTTAATTCTACAAAAAGCTTTAGAATACCAAGTGATTTTTTAGAGTGGCATCCAACGTGTCATCATGACCAAGATGTAATAGAAAAACTTAAGGATTTTAAAAATGTTCCAAAGTGGGAGCAGATGCCTTTATTCTACGTTTGGGGACACAGTTTTGAATTTGAGAGAAATGGCAATTGGGAGTTGATAGAAGAATTTTGCAAGATGGCGGCCTTTGACGAAGATGTTTGGTATGCTACAAATATTGAGATTGTGAATTATATAAATGCGCTAAAAAGCTTAAAGTTTAGCGCTGATGGCAGCATTGTATATAATCCATCAGCAATACCTGTATGGATTGAAGTGGACGGTGAGGCGATTAAGATAGATTCTGGTGAGATGAAGAAATTAAAATAG
- a CDS encoding copper amine oxidase N-terminal domain-containing protein, with translation MKKTMAIALSVAIVASSISLVAAKPREDHRNALRQESAITVKSESREEVSFGKTNEATYTLYRGKVRAKGREIKFDVPPVIKSGTMLIPVRAVVESLGANVNWDAATNTVTITKGGTTIVFDLNSSKTYVNGTEATLSMPAMEISNRTFVPIRFIAETLGVNINYDDKTGDVDMEDGSQEGSTVSQSVYGQTSDTVSQDVYGSDDTVTNSVYGEQD, from the coding sequence GTGAAAAAGACGATGGCTATTGCACTTTCTGTGGCAATTGTGGCAAGTTCCATATCGCTTGTTGCAGCAAAGCCGAGGGAAGATCATAGAAATGCTTTAAGACAGGAAAGTGCAATAACTGTAAAAAGTGAAAGTAGAGAAGAAGTATCTTTTGGCAAAACCAATGAGGCAACTTACACATTGTATCGTGGAAAAGTCAGAGCCAAAGGTAGAGAAATCAAGTTTGATGTTCCTCCTGTAATCAAAAGCGGCACGATGCTTATTCCAGTCAGAGCTGTTGTTGAAAGCTTAGGTGCAAATGTAAATTGGGATGCTGCAACAAATACTGTTACTATCACAAAAGGTGGTACGACAATTGTATTTGACTTAAACAGCTCAAAAACGTACGTCAATGGTACTGAAGCGACTTTAAGTATGCCGGCAATGGAAATAAGCAATAGGACTTTTGTGCCAATAAGATTTATAGCAGAAACACTTGGAGTAAATATAAATTATGACGATAAAACAGGCGACGTCGATATGGAAGATGGAAGCCAAGAAGGCAGTACAGTGTCGCAAAGTGTTTATGGACAGACAAGTGACACTGTATCGCAAGATGTCTATGGTTCTGATGATACGGTGACAAATAGTGTATATGGCGAACAGGACTAA
- a CDS encoding carbohydrate ABC transporter permease, translating to MENIANKKNKSGGRKIGFYLLEAMLVIWAIIQLYPLFWLFLFSVKNNTEIFGGNILGFPRIWQWSNYSEALSSGNVGRYFINSSIVTILTIVISSILVSTSAYAIVRMKWKYSKLVLTIFLMGMMVPIHATLLPLFIILKDLNLLNTYASLVIPYVAFAIPMGIFILTGFLYTIPKELEESAFLDGCSIYKSFYYIILPLIRPALATIAIFTYLSTWNELMFANTFINSDAIKTLTVGIMSLSGQYQTEWGPIGAGLVIATIPTILIYVLLSEQVQKSLVVGAVKG from the coding sequence ATGGAGAATATAGCAAACAAGAAAAATAAAAGCGGCGGAAGAAAAATTGGTTTTTACCTATTGGAAGCTATGTTGGTGATTTGGGCTATAATACAGCTATATCCATTGTTTTGGTTGTTTTTGTTTTCTGTTAAAAACAATACTGAGATTTTTGGTGGCAATATTTTAGGTTTTCCACGAATATGGCAGTGGTCAAACTATTCTGAAGCATTGTCCAGCGGCAATGTAGGAAGGTACTTTATAAATAGCTCTATCGTCACTATTTTGACCATAGTAATATCAAGTATTTTAGTTTCAACAAGTGCTTATGCCATTGTAAGGATGAAATGGAAGTACAGCAAATTGGTTTTAACCATATTTTTGATGGGTATGATGGTGCCGATACATGCTACACTGCTTCCACTTTTTATAATATTGAAAGACTTGAACTTGCTTAATACTTATGCATCATTGGTGATACCTTATGTGGCATTTGCTATACCGATGGGCATATTCATTTTGACTGGATTTCTTTATACGATACCAAAAGAACTTGAAGAATCTGCTTTTTTAGATGGATGCAGCATATACAAGTCGTTTTATTACATCATACTGCCGCTTATAAGGCCTGCATTGGCGACAATAGCGATTTTTACCTATTTGTCAACGTGGAATGAGCTTATGTTTGCGAATACTTTTATAAACAGCGATGCCATAAAGACATTGACAGTCGGCATAATGTCCCTATCTGGACAATATCAGACGGAATGGGGGCCTATCGGTGCTGGTCTTGTAATCGCTACGATCCCAACCATATTGATATACGTATTATTAAGCGAGCAAGTACAAAAGAGCCTTGTGGTAGGAGCTGTAAAGGGGTAA